A stretch of Cyanobacterium sp. HL-69 DNA encodes these proteins:
- the epsH gene encoding exosortase EpsH, whose translation MALIKNKQNYLNEQTISYLILGFLCLMYFPLIWHWYDGWLNKTIGIEHEYFSHGVIGIPFAFYLCWLDKKKWQKLPNLFRPEGFFPLSVGGIFYLSGVPEFVNLSFPLILLGVGYFLKGKAGLKLFWFPFVLIILATPNSIPYLITPYTLWLQRFIASLSGFLLFHLGFDVAVNGIYLSVNGRLVEVAPYCAGLKMLFTSLYVSLILLYWRDVLGDRTRSLCLLVGAVFISVMGNVFRNAILAFFHGARQDSLFVWFHDDWGGSLYSTVMLGFIFALLLWIEKIDFAPKFDNQSEQLKSDDDEFNFKF comes from the coding sequence ATGGCACTAATTAAGAATAAACAGAATTATCTAAACGAACAAACAATCTCCTATCTAATACTGGGATTTTTATGTTTGATGTATTTTCCTTTAATATGGCACTGGTATGATGGTTGGCTAAATAAAACCATCGGTATCGAACATGAATACTTTAGCCATGGGGTGATTGGTATTCCTTTTGCATTTTATCTTTGTTGGCTTGATAAAAAAAAGTGGCAAAAATTACCGAATCTATTTCGCCCAGAAGGTTTTTTCCCCCTTAGTGTCGGTGGTATTTTTTACCTCTCAGGAGTGCCAGAATTTGTTAATCTTTCATTTCCCCTGATTTTATTGGGAGTTGGTTATTTTTTGAAGGGTAAAGCGGGATTAAAGTTATTTTGGTTTCCCTTTGTGTTGATAATTTTGGCAACTCCCAACTCTATCCCTTATTTAATAACTCCTTACACCCTTTGGTTACAAAGATTTATTGCTTCTCTTTCGGGATTTTTACTATTTCACCTGGGTTTTGATGTGGCGGTGAATGGTATATATCTCTCGGTAAATGGTCGATTGGTGGAGGTAGCCCCCTATTGTGCAGGGTTAAAGATGCTTTTTACCAGTTTATATGTTTCTTTGATTTTACTATATTGGCGGGATGTTTTGGGCGATCGCACTCGCTCCCTATGTTTGTTGGTAGGTGCAGTATTTATTAGTGTCATGGGTAATGTATTTCGTAATGCAATTTTAGCGTTTTTCCATGGTGCAAGACAGGATTCCTTGTTTGTTTGGTTTCATGATGATTGGGGCGGAAGTCTTTATTCTACCGTCATGTTAGGGTTTATTTTTGCTTTACTTCTATGGATTGAAAAAATAGATTTTGCTCCCAAATTTGATAATCAATCAGAACAGTTAAAATCTGATGATGATGAATTTAATTTTAAATTTTAG